The genome window AGTTTATTACAGGTCTAATTTAGCATAACAAAAACCTTTAGGGATAGACCATAAGAACACCCTTTCCCACACCTGATGTTGTGTATTATGGTGAAGACATGCACATAGAAAGCAAAGAACTGATCTTGAAAGGACAGAATATATTGTGTGCCCACCAAAGCAGCTCATATCAAATCAAGTTGGTTAGTTACAGCGCAGACAAATGTAAATACGTCACGTGTTTTCTTCTCTCGCATGTTTAACATGTCACACTTTGTCTGAATCCTATTCAATGTATAAATGACATAATGTAcagcagggttcctcaaatcttaccctggagggccggagcactgcagagtttagctccagccctgatcaaacacacctgagcaagctgatcaagttgttcagtatcgctagaaaatcacagtTATTCAAATTTGATccgggttggagctaaactctgcagtgctccggccctccacggtaagatttgaggaaccctgatGTACAGGgtccaaaattaaaatgtgcaaatgttGAGAACGTTTACAATCATAAGGGGTTGTTTACACAGCACATTTTCGCATTTTGCAAGATCACTTACACGACAacaatgtttttgcaaattatgttttgtaTCAGAATGAGCATGTGCATATGCTTGTAGTGGTTCTTGACAAAGTGACATCGCCCTCTACTGGCCAGTCCATTCAAATTTTAGGCCTAAAACCTTGCAGAAAATGCAGTATCCTGGCATCTCCCGTTGCTAAGCAACCACGGGCCATACCATTAAGAAGAGGAAGTATTAAAGGATATATTGATTATATGCACTGAACATACCGTGCAATAACCGATAAgttgtgatcatctgtgtcttcATCTTCACTGAGCTTGTCTATATGATTGGCTGgtttgtcacatgacctgcaaTGCGCATGTCGCCAGCGTGTCGTTCCATAACaaatttaaatgcacaaaagatgcgaaatgtgcatacagtttttaatcatatttttagtGATCGGCCTcaacaaaaatagttttgacAATGTTGTCGTCTGCACGCATGACGTTTAAAGAAAGGCTAAGGGACAACTTCTCTGTTTTTGTATATTGGTGTTGtgatattttacaataataatgtattttgcATGTTCATTTTGGACCCTGCTTACATTTGAAAGGCAGACAAAAACCTCCTATCGTGTTAGTCGACTAGTGAAGCACAATACCACGCTACCTACTGATTCACAGAAATGTCTGTCAAAAAGGCCTATCCTTATTTACTTGTCCTGCCCTCCAAAATCCAGTTAAGCTGTTTTGGGCACCTGTTTGCTCATATCTGCACACTACCACACAGGTACCTTTTTTGGGTGGTTTCTTGTTGTTGTTGAGTTGTCCACTCACGTCCTGTAGCCTCTTTTCTAACTCTTTCTTCTTTTCCTGAACCAGTTCCTCTTTAGACTTGGCACTCTTTTTCCCAGTGCCCGCTGCAGGAGACACACAGCGGCGACCGGTGAGTAACGGCTCGTAGCTCACCGCCGTGGCAACAAGCAGCAAAAAGCACTCTACTACACTAAGATCATGTCTACGTTATCGGTACGGGCGTGCACGATAATTACATGTGCACAGCATGACTTCTGTGGTCCCTTTTACTCGTCGTAATGAAAATGAATCTTTACTTGAAGATTTTAGTACCCCGGAAACGTAAGATAAACcaccaaaaaaaaatcatgcaacACAGTGCAGAAGGTGAATGCTCCCAGCTCAAAAGGAAGAAAAAGCACAGCCCATTTCAGCTTTTAGAGTGACCAGGCAAGAGGAGAGAGCTGCTTGTTTATGAAATATGGACGTCAGCCTATACTAGAGCATCATTTCCTATCTCACAAAACATCTGCGGCGATGGAAAAGCTGGGCACTTACGTAACGGTTTGCGTTGCTTTTTCTGTAAACAGGACTTGACGTATCGCTCAAGCTCCCGCAACGTGGAGGGCTTGAGTGTTTCAAAGTCGATCTCGATCTCGTCCGGGTTGGAGTCTCGAAGCGACGGCTCCCGTGACTGGATGATGTGGACCACGCGGCCCAGTTTCTCACCCGGCAACCGGTTGATGTCCAAGCTGAGCTGCCGCTTTTCGTCGTAAGACATGGGGAGAGACTCCTCTTCGTCGGACTCGTAGTTTGTCGCGCCAGGTTTGCCTCCCTTTTTCGGTTGCCTGTGGAATGCAGTTGTGATTTGCACAAAGAATTCTTAACCCGAGTTCTCAACACAAACTGAACCGGTAGGTTGAGACAGAGAAAGCCACTAGTAAATGAGTCACGGAACTAGGGATGCAAGAAAGTATCGGCAACCGATATTTACAAGTTTGCcgattatttattttgaatttaaaaaccACTGCATTTCAGCTAAAATTCACTATGTTTACTAAATCCAAAACAGTGATCTATTTTGATGACAAAAGTTAAAACGTGTATCAAATGACAAATATCAGTATTGGCcaatagttatttttttattgattttggccaaaaaaggtaaaatatttaaaaataaaaatgctttatgtaAATAAGGAATGGTCAATAATTATATAATCCAGGCTAAGAAATAGAATagttacattttgtattttagcTCGCTCACCCTCATTAGATAATTATTTAGTTCATCTGCATTATATCGGCAAACCACTATAAATAGAAGGAAAAGTTTACACATATCAACGTTACACTAACGAAAGGTAAGAACATCTTGCTCACCTCGTGGTAGACGTGCTGTTAGGTTTCCGTGCTGAGGTCTTTTTCGGCGGCGCTTGTTTATTCGGCTGCGAGGCCTTTGCCTTTTTGTCGTCTTCTGCTTTGACTTTGattttgtctttctctttgtctttcttcttcttttctttttccttcttctctttctttttctttggttTGCTCACAGGACCCTGTGACAGAGCGGCTAGCTGTTCATGAACAGCCTTAAGCTGAGGAGGAAGGTGGAGGGTATGGTTAGCAAGCGGGGGGGTGGGGCATGCTGCATCCACGCTGAAGTCAAACAAACTAGGATCTCGGCTGTGCGGGAGCAGATGATGGGGCTGGTGATGGAGGGGACGGTTTTTAAGGATAATGAATGACATATTTCACGTACTGCTATCTCCTGTTTTTTGTAACATTGCACATCCCCCTCCCAGAAAAGAACTTATTTTAAAAGGATAAGTACACATTTCTTTGAGAAGCACAACCGTTACGTTTCCAAAGTGTAATGCACTTGACTGTATCTTAAGCAATCTAAGATAATCTTAAAGATGACAACTTTCACACACGGTTTTCATTTATCTGCCCACATTAAACCCTCTTTTAAAAGATTCGAAAGCACTTGGGACCACGTCCCAGCAAATAATTAGGATTCTCATTGATAAACATGCTAATCAATGTCATTCACACAGCAGAGAGGGAAAACAAAGCCAAAAGACAAAGCCGAGTGACAAAGCAAGCTCACTTAAGGGAGATGCCCAGCTTGATTACACCCCATTAAAGCACCACCTTAACCCTCTACCGCTCGCTTGACAAGAGGCTACGAAAATGAAGGAGTTAGTGGGGTGGGGGACCGGgaagtaaaaatataattcacCTGAAAACGTTTGGGACACCCGTTTTTTGTCCCCGCCCTGTTACCATTGGGGTGCTCCGTAGTTTGCTGGTAAAAAAGCCAAAGTAAAATCAAGGGACAAAATAATCACTCTCAAATGTGTAACATCAGACTAGGCCACGATGACTACAATCAATAAGACACgcttaaatggatagttcacctaaaattgattcttttcttattatttaGTCACCTTCTTATCATTCAAAAccaaaaaagaagatatattgagaaatgtctcagtggttttgtgtccatacaatggaggtcgatgttgtttggttaccagcgttcttcaaaatatcttcttttgcgttctgcagaagaaagtcatacagaattgcaatgacatgagggcaaGTAAACCACAAGGGGATTCTCATTTTTgagagaactatccctttaagaagtaATCAACTTCTGTTTTACAGCGTGCACCAAGATGCCAACACAAACTGCAGAGGCGGTAGAGGGTTAAACTTAACATCCAGGGTGAAAATGGGCAGTTACACAGAGCTTGTCTCTAAAATATGAAGAAACAGGACTAAAAATGATCGAGTCAGATTAAAGAGGTGGTGAATGTGAGGGGCGAGTGGGTGTGGCCTCTGCCTGTCTCTCCACCCTTGGTTTGGATCTTGGTCCTCAGTGGTGACACCCACCTTTCCGTCACTCACCTGTTCCTGCAGCTCGGCCAATCGGGTGGCCCGTTCCTCCTCAGAGTCCGAGCTTGAGCTGGAGGAGTCCGCGCTGCTCTCGCTGCTGCCTGTGCTTTTGCTCACCACCGCTGTGGCCGACACCGCGCTCGGGGATGACGGTTCCGCAGGCTCGTCTGGCATCTTGGCGAACTTCATCTCGAACACATCCTGCGGGGCAGagcaaatgaaacaaattttaaacaattgcacattcgttttttatttggttGATTAGATTCGTGGTCTTGTTAATGGACAGTGACAACAGTTTTTTGTAAATGGacaatataattaaaatgtttgttctttttgggAAATAACgtaaaaataaagcaaagtaTATGTCAACTGTACCAAATGGTAGACTACTGACTTTGTTATGATTCCCTAACCCAATATAACAGGTGTTAGGACTTCTTCGCTATTAAAAACAATACTTaatattagggatgtaacaatattaaaatctcactgtacgatAATACCTCGGTATAAAGTCCACTGCATGGTTTTTATTGCAGCATAtacaatgacaaatgatgacttgggaATGTGCCATAAACATCTTcctttctttatcctctaatcataactgttgctacgaggtataaaatacattatgcgatgggtcaaatgaccaaaaaaatcccttttatgaaattaaataattgcaccagaatGCATTATTTTTTCTCACCTTCTCTATGTTAGGCCTGGAAGACCTATCATTTcgtacagtcatgtgaccacgataatattaagacaattttgctattgcgataacacgatatctttaatattgttacatccctactaTATATTTAAGATGCATGACTAATTTTAGATACAACTttgatttcattgttttatagATTCAAGTGCTTCTTCTATAATATTCTATTGttatatcaattaaaaaaaatcacacctgTAGTTTTCTTGCCATGGCGACGACCTCATGATCAGGCGGGTTGTACTTGTAACAATTTGAGAACATTAACCGAACGTCTGCTGCAAAACTTTGGGCATCTGGGTATTCCCGACCGTCCATCTTTTTCTGGAGAGGAGGGACCGTATGAAATTCAGTTtagcttaaaaaaatgtaacaacctCAAATTTTTTCCCAGCACTACATGGATGACAGCTGTGTGAAGAGCTCAACAACAATCAGCAATATGACTTATTAACATTAACCAAAACTAACgaatactgtaaaatgtttacttACTTATGAAaggtaaaaaactactttttgcGAAGTGTTACCATTTATATTAGCACAGAAAAAAGTTCATTGTTATTTCGAAATGAAATATCAGGTCGTACTTTGACCGTGCTGAGGTCCATCGGCTGCTTGATGATTTCGTGATAGTCATGCAGCTCAAGGGCCTCGGCATCTACGGGTTTGTAGAAGGGCCACGCGTACGCCGCTTGCTTCTTGGAAAGCATCTCTTTGAGTATAGTGTCACAGTATTTCAGATGGTCATTGAGCTTGCTTTTCTTGTTGCCCTGCTGTAGTACGTCTTCATCTTCCAGGTCTTTTTTGGGAGGTTTGATGGGTCGGCCCGTGCTCTCTCGTCTAGAAATAACTTTACTGTGTTTGGACTCCAGCCCTGCGGTGGGCGACTCGCTTCTGCTGGCGGTGATCACGCAGGTTGTGGGCGTGGTAGTGTCCGCTTTCCGTTTCACCCCTTTCTTCTAAGGAAAAGGAGATTGTGAATGTGCGTTACAAGAAACACCACTTAAACAGGGACGTGTGAAATCGGTacatttaaaaggatagttcacaacatttttatttgttatcatttatttacacatgtgTGGTTGGAAACCTATATGACTCtatcttctgtggaacacaatggaagtcaatgggctcCCATCTTACTTGGTTactaacgttcttcaaaataacttttgtgtttcacagcgGAAAGAAcgtgatacaggtttgaaatgacattaaggtgagtaaatgatgaaaaaagtgTCATAATGGGTGAAATAACCCTCACCGGTCAAATGTTTAGCTGACCATCCCTACTTGTCTTCAAACTTAAAGGGCAGGgtacacattttatatttcattacttaATAATAGATCAGCAACAGACGGTAACCTTCACAagaataacaacaacaaaaaacgagAGTGGACCGACTGTTTTTTCTACTGGTCTTACTTTGACGACAGGCTGCGCAGTTGGCATCATTGGTGCGGCAGGGGGCACCGCCTGCACGTTGGAGGTGATGGTCGAGACCGGAGTGGCGGCTATTACAGGAGTCTGAGCCAGCTGAGGGGGGGAACTCGGGCATGATGAAGATGGAGAGCCTGGAGTCAGTGCAATTGATTGTTGGTTTTCTGTTTGGATGTTAAAATAACAAGTTCAGCTGGAAACTCTCCTCAAAACAGCATGTCATTGTTACCTCCAAAGGTTTATACGTGACATCCAATGAGTTACCTGAAGCAGGAGGTGGCCCGGGTTTCCGTGCTTTACCCTTTGGTGGCGGAGGTAGAAGTTCCACCTCCTCCTGGGGCATCTGAGCTACCTTCTGAAGGAAAATCTTTTCTAAAGCTTGAGCCATCAGAACAATGTCATCTGTGGGCTGGGATAAAAGcagaaaattattaaaaaacataatagacACACTTATGTTAAACATTAAAGAGCCACTGATCtcttgaatacttgattctgattggtcaactgCATCATTGTGTGGCCTCCAAACTATTTACCCAAACCGTTGCCCCTAGCAACTACACTTTGCTCGACATCTAATGGATgcaacaagacttttaaaatctgaacagattgttttaaaactagacatcatacacttgcagactttttgaaagtttcatatAGAAAAGAACTAActgataaaatctgcagactggcacaaaCTTTCTGCAACacgtccagactgaaaatctgggcaatatcggagcaaaagtcttgttgtgtattttagacttaacacaacataaaattcaactcaaaacaaaaatgtatgtagttttatttactttcacaCTAGGTAGCCATGCAATAAGAAGCAATAATAAATCGTTTTAGGATGTCACAATACCCCaatttatacttattttattattattttaccttGTTGTAGATGTAACAGTTTGTGAACATAGTGTTAAAGTCCTGCATGCATTCACCAGCAGTCCAATAGTAATTATTCTCAAGTCGCTTCTTTATGGTTCCCATGTCCATTGGATTCTTGATAACCTTATGGTAGTCCTACATCATAAAGACaatatataagaaaatatgTAGCAGACATGTCAaggcaaaaacaaataatccaTTTCAAATTTCCAAATACGGGAAGCAATGCATCCTACCGGCAGATTTAATTTGATGGCATCCACAGGTGTGTAAAAGGGCCAGGCGAACTGATGTTTCCACAGAGTCTTCACCACAACATTCTGCATGTACTGTAGCTGGTTTGTTTTCCGGCCCGGCTTGCTGGGGTTCGTGACCTCAGGTGGGGGAGGGTTCACGATAGGCGGAGGCCCCTGGGCAGGGGACGTGACCACCGACATACTGACCGATTAAAGGGAACAAGTCGCTTGAATGACGCCTGTACGTCTCTTTGCTCAGTTACAATGATCCTCTTGCTCCTTAGTCCCACCTTGACACACGCATCCCATCTCAGGACCTGAGTGTCAGCACTCTGCGAGTAAACACGAGGAAACCGAGTGTTCAAAATAAAGCTATGAAAACTCGTACACGTGAAAACACTAAATGACATACAGTGCATAAATACAGCAGATTATTTAGCAGCAGCATATAAAatcaaagcaaaaataataaccGCTTGAACCACAAGGCCAATTTGCACTTGTCAAAACACTTccgaaaattaaccatggtttcaTAAAGTAAACATAACTGAACTAAGGCATTTGGAATACAACCACGGTAACCACAGAATAACAGTTGTCTCACTATCCATATGTATAAAACCACAAAATTTGTAGTTAAACACAAATCAGAGTTActtgaaatgtaataaaaccattgcataaatgtattaaacatcaCTTCTGCAAGACCCTTATTGTGTCTGTACTTGTTTTCTGCACAATGACATAGTTTAATGAAATATACTTCCAAAACAgattttgtgttaataaatgataacattGTTATCATGCAATTTATAATCTCAAAAATCATTTTCCAATTACTTTGCTTTTTTCCCAACCAAATGTACTACGGGAATCACCGCCAGCAAACCCGCAAAAAGTGTGAAGTGCA of Triplophysa dalaica isolate WHDGS20190420 chromosome 4, ASM1584641v1, whole genome shotgun sequence contains these proteins:
- the brd3b gene encoding bromodomain-containing protein 3b isoform X6; amino-acid sequence: MSVVTSPAQGPPPIVNPPPPEVTNPSKPGRKTNQLQYMQNVVVKTLWKHQFAWPFYTPVDAIKLNLPDYHKVIKNPMDMGTIKKRLENNYYWTAGECMQDFNTMFTNCYIYNKPTDDIVLMAQALEKIFLQKVAQMPQEEVELLPPPPKGKARKPGPPPASENQQSIALTPGSPSSSCPSSPPQLAQTPVIAATPVSTITSNVQAVPPAAPMMPTAQPVVKKKGVKRKADTTTPTTCVITASRSESPTAGLESKHSKVISRRESTGRPIKPPKKDLEDEDVLQQGNKKSKLNDHLKYCDTILKEMLSKKQAAYAWPFYKPVDAEALELHDYHEIIKQPMDLSTVKKKMDGREYPDAQSFAADVRLMFSNCYKYNPPDHEVVAMARKLQDVFEMKFAKMPDEPAEPSSPSAVSATAVVSKSTGSSESSADSSSSSSDSEEERATRLAELQEQLKAVHEQLAALSQGPVSKPKKKKEKKEKEKKKKDKEKDKIKVKAEDDKKAKASQPNKQAPPKKTSARKPNSTSTTRQPKKGGKPGATNYESDEEESLPMSYDEKRQLSLDINRLPGEKLGRVVHIIQSREPSLRDSNPDEIEIDFETLKPSTLRELERYVKSCLQKKQRKPLPGTGKKSAKSKEELVQEKKKELEKRLQDVSGQLNNNKKPPKKEKAGSAQGGGPSRLSGSSSSSDSGSSSSSGSSSESSDSD
- the brd3b gene encoding bromodomain-containing protein 3b isoform X1, which gives rise to MSVVTSPAQGPPPIVNPPPPEVTNPSKPGRKTNQLQYMQNVVVKTLWKHQFAWPFYTPVDAIKLNLPDYHKVIKNPMDMGTIKKRLENNYYWTAGECMQDFNTMFTNCYIYNKPTDDIVLMAQALEKIFLQKVAQMPQEEVELLPPPPKGKARKPGPPPASENQQSIALTPGSPSSSCPSSPPQLAQTPVIAATPVSTITSNVQAVPPAAPMMPTAQPVVKKKGVKRKADTTTPTTCVITASRSESPTAGLESKHSKVISRRESTGRPIKPPKKDLEDEDVLQQGNKKSKLNDHLKYCDTILKEMLSKKQAAYAWPFYKPVDAEALELHDYHEIIKQPMDLSTVKKKMDGREYPDAQSFAADVRLMFSNCYKYNPPDHEVVAMARKLQDVFEMKFAKMPDEPAEPSSPSAVSATAVVSKSTGSSESSADSSSSSSDSEEERATRLAELQEQQTTEHPNGNRAGTKNGCPKRFQLKAVHEQLAALSQGPVSKPKKKKEKKEKEKKKKDKEKDKIKVKAEDDKKAKASQPNKQAPPKKTSARKPNSTSTTRQPKKGGKPGATNYESDEEESLPMSYDEKRQLSLDINRLPGEKLGRVVHIIQSREPSLRDSNPDEIEIDFETLKPSTLRELERYVKSCLQKKQRKPLPGTGKKSAKSKEELVQEKKKELEKRLQDVSGQLNNNKKPPKKAEKAGSAQGGGPSRLSGSSSSSDSGSSSSSGSSSESSDSD
- the brd3b gene encoding bromodomain-containing protein 3b isoform X5; translation: MSVVTSPAQGPPPIVNPPPPEVTNPSKPGRKTNQLQYMQNVVVKTLWKHQFAWPFYTPVDAIKLNLPDYHKVIKNPMDMGTIKKRLENNYYWTAGECMQDFNTMFTNCYIYNKPTDDIVLMAQALEKIFLQKVAQMPQEEVELLPPPPKGKARKPGPPPASENQQSIALTPGSPSSSCPSSPPQLAQTPVIAATPVSTITSNVQAVPPAAPMMPTAQPVVKKKGVKRKADTTTPTTCVITASRSESPTAGLESKHSKVISRRESTGRPIKPPKKDLEDEDVLQQGNKKSKLNDHLKYCDTILKEMLSKKQAAYAWPFYKPVDAEALELHDYHEIIKQPMDLSTVKKKMDGREYPDAQSFAADVRLMFSNCYKYNPPDHEVVAMARKLQDVFEMKFAKMPDEPAEPSSPSAVSATAVVSKSTGSSESSADSSSSSSDSEEERATRLAELQEQLKAVHEQLAALSQGPVSKPKKKKEKKEKEKKKKDKEKDKIKVKAEDDKKAKASQPNKQAPPKKTSARKPNSTSTTRQPKKGGKPGATNYESDEEESLPMSYDEKRQLSLDINRLPGEKLGRVVHIIQSREPSLRDSNPDEIEIDFETLKPSTLRELERYVKSCLQKKQRKPLPGTGKKSAKSKEELVQEKKKELEKRLQDVSGQLNNNKKPPKKAEKAGSAQGGGPSRLSGSSSSSDSGSSSSSGSSSESSDSD
- the brd3b gene encoding bromodomain-containing protein 3b isoform X4, which produces MSVVTSPAQGPPPIVNPPPPEVTNPSKPGRKTNQLQYMQNVVVKTLWKHQFAWPFYTPVDAIKLNLPDYHKVIKNPMDMGTIKKRLENNYYWTAGECMQDFNTMFTNCYIYNKPTDDIVLMAQALEKIFLQKVAQMPQEEVELLPPPPKGKARKPGPPPASENQQSIALTPGSPSSSCPSSPPQLAQTPVIAATPVSTITSNVQAVPPAAPMMPTAQPVVKKKGVKRKADTTTPTTCVITASRSESPTAGLESKHSKVISRRESTGRPIKPPKKDLEDEDVLQQGNKKSKLNDHLKYCDTILKEMLSKKQAAYAWPFYKPVDAEALELHDYHEIIKQPMDLSTVKKKMDGREYPDAQSFAADVRLMFSNCYKYNPPDHEVVAMARKLQDVFEMKFAKMPDEPAEPSSPSAVSATAVVSKSTGSSESSADSSSSSSDSEEERATRLAELQEQQTTEHPNGNRAGTKNGCPKRFQGPVSKPKKKKEKKEKEKKKKDKEKDKIKVKAEDDKKAKASQPNKQAPPKKTSARKPNSTSTTRQPKKGGKPGATNYESDEEESLPMSYDEKRQLSLDINRLPGEKLGRVVHIIQSREPSLRDSNPDEIEIDFETLKPSTLRELERYVKSCLQKKQRKPLPGTGKKSAKSKEELVQEKKKELEKRLQDVSGQLNNNKKPPKKAEKAGSAQGGGPSRLSGSSSSSDSGSSSSSGSSSESSDSD
- the brd3b gene encoding bromodomain-containing protein 3b isoform X3; protein product: MSVVTSPAQGPPPIVNPPPPEVTNPSKPGRKTNQLQYMQNVVVKTLWKHQFAWPFYTPVDAIKLNLPDYHKVIKNPMDMGTIKKRLENNYYWTAGECMQDFNTMFTNCYIYNKPTDDIVLMAQALEKIFLQKVAQMPQEEVELLPPPPKGKARKPGPPPASENQQSIALTPGSPSSSCPSSPPQLAQTPVIAATPVSTITSNVQAVPPAAPMMPTAQPVVKKGVKRKADTTTPTTCVITASRSESPTAGLESKHSKVISRRESTGRPIKPPKKDLEDEDVLQQGNKKSKLNDHLKYCDTILKEMLSKKQAAYAWPFYKPVDAEALELHDYHEIIKQPMDLSTVKKKMDGREYPDAQSFAADVRLMFSNCYKYNPPDHEVVAMARKLQDVFEMKFAKMPDEPAEPSSPSAVSATAVVSKSTGSSESSADSSSSSSDSEEERATRLAELQEQQTTEHPNGNRAGTKNGCPKRFQLKAVHEQLAALSQGPVSKPKKKKEKKEKEKKKKDKEKDKIKVKAEDDKKAKASQPNKQAPPKKTSARKPNSTSTTRQPKKGGKPGATNYESDEEESLPMSYDEKRQLSLDINRLPGEKLGRVVHIIQSREPSLRDSNPDEIEIDFETLKPSTLRELERYVKSCLQKKQRKPLPGTGKKSAKSKEELVQEKKKELEKRLQDVSGQLNNNKKPPKKAEKAGSAQGGGPSRLSGSSSSSDSGSSSSSGSSSESSDSD
- the brd3b gene encoding bromodomain-containing protein 3b isoform X2; its protein translation is MSVVTSPAQGPPPIVNPPPPEVTNPSKPGRKTNQLQYMQNVVVKTLWKHQFAWPFYTPVDAIKLNLPDYHKVIKNPMDMGTIKKRLENNYYWTAGECMQDFNTMFTNCYIYNKPTDDIVLMAQALEKIFLQKVAQMPQEEVELLPPPPKGKARKPGPPPASENQQSIALTPGSPSSSCPSSPPQLAQTPVIAATPVSTITSNVQAVPPAAPMMPTAQPVVKKKGVKRKADTTTPTTCVITASRSESPTAGLESKHSKVISRRESTGRPIKPPKKDLEDEDVLQQGNKKSKLNDHLKYCDTILKEMLSKKQAAYAWPFYKPVDAEALELHDYHEIIKQPMDLSTVKKKMDGREYPDAQSFAADVRLMFSNCYKYNPPDHEVVAMARKLQDVFEMKFAKMPDEPAEPSSPSAVSATAVVSKSTGSSESSADSSSSSSDSEEERATRLAELQEQQTTEHPNGNRAGTKNGCPKRFQLKAVHEQLAALSQGPVSKPKKKKEKKEKEKKKKDKEKDKIKVKAEDDKKAKASQPNKQAPPKKTSARKPNSTSTTRQPKKGGKPGATNYESDEEESLPMSYDEKRQLSLDINRLPGEKLGRVVHIIQSREPSLRDSNPDEIEIDFETLKPSTLRELERYVKSCLQKKQRKPLPGTGKKSAKSKEELVQEKKKELEKRLQDVSGQLNNNKKPPKKEKAGSAQGGGPSRLSGSSSSSDSGSSSSSGSSSESSDSD
- the brd3b gene encoding bromodomain-containing protein 3b isoform X9; this translates as MSVVTSPAQGPPPIVNPPPPEVTNPSKPGRKTNQLQYMQNVVVKTLWKHQFAWPFYTPVDAIKLNLPDYHKVIKNPMDMGTIKKRLENNYYWTAGECMQDFNTMFTNCYIYNKPTDDIVLMAQALEKIFLQKVAQMPQEEVELLPPPPKGKARKPGPPPASENQQSIALTPGSPSSSCPSSPPQLAQTPVIAATPVSTITSNVQAVPPAAPMMPTAQPVVKKKGVKRKADTTTPTTCVITASRSESPTAGLESKHSKVISRRESTGRPIKPPKKDLEDEDVLQQGNKKSKLNDHLKYCDTILKEMLSKKQAAYAWPFYKPVDAEALELHDYHEIIKQPMDLSTVKKKMDGREYPDAQSFAADVRLMFSNCYKYNPPDHEVVAMARKLQDVFEMKFAKMPDEPAEPSSPSAVSATAVVSKSTGSSESSADSSSSSSDSEEERATRLAELQEQLKAVHEQLAALSQGPVSKPKKKKEKKEKEKKKKDKEKDKIKVKAEDDKKAKASQPNKQAPPKKTSARKPNSTSTTRQPKKGGKPGATNYESDEEESLPMSYDEKRQLSLDINRLPGEKLGRVVHIIQSREPSLRDSNPDEIEIDFETLKPSTLRELERYVKSCLQKKQRKPLQKAGSAQGGGPSRLSGSSSSSDSGSSSSSGSSSESSDSD
- the brd3b gene encoding bromodomain-containing protein 3b isoform X8 — protein: MSVVTSPAQGPPPIVNPPPPEVTNPSKPGRKTNQLQYMQNVVVKTLWKHQFAWPFYTPVDAIKLNLPDYHKVIKNPMDMGTIKKRLENNYYWTAGECMQDFNTMFTNCYIYNKPTDDIVLMAQALEKIFLQKVAQMPQEEVELLPPPPKGKARKPGPPPASENQQSIALTPGSPSSSCPSSPPQLAQTPVIAATPVSTITSNVQAVPPAAPMMPTAQPVVKKKGVKRKADTTTPTTCVITASRSESPTAGLESKHSKVISRRESTGRPIKPPKKDLEDEDVLQQGNKKSKLNDHLKYCDTILKEMLSKKQAAYAWPFYKPVDAEALELHDYHEIIKQPMDLSTVKKKMDGREYPDAQSFAADVRLMFSNCYKYNPPDHEVVAMARKLQDVFEMKFAKMPDEPAEPSSPSAVSATAVVSKSTGSSESSADSSSSSSDSEEERATRLAELQEQQTTEHPNGNRAGTKNGCPKRFQLKAVHEQLAALSQGPVSKPKKKKEKKEKEKKKKDKEKDKIKVKAEDDKKAKASQPNKQAPPKKTSARKPNSTSTTRQPKKGGKPGATNYESDEEESLPMSYDEKRQLSLDINRLPGEKLGRVVHIIQSREPSLRDSNPDEIEIDFETLKPSTLRELERYVKSCLQKKQRKPLQKAGSAQGGGPSRLSGSSSSSDSGSSSSSGSSSESSDSD
- the brd3b gene encoding bromodomain-containing protein 3b isoform X7 → MSVVTSPAQGPPPIVNPPPPEVTNPSKPGRKTNQLQYMQNVVVKTLWKHQFAWPFYTPVDAIKLNLPDYHKVIKNPMDMGTIKKRLENNYYWTAGECMQDFNTMFTNCYIYNKPTDDIVLMAQALEKIFLQKVAQMPQEEVELLPPPPKGKARKPGPPPASENQQSIALTPGSPSSSCPSSPPQLAQTPVIAATPVSTITSNVQAVPPAAPMMPTAQPVVKKKGVKRKADTTTPTTCVITASRSESPTAGLESKHSKVISRRESTGRPIKPPKKDLEDEDVLQQGNKKSKLNDHLKYCDTILKEMLSKKQAAYAWPFYKPVDAEALELHDYHEIIKQPMDLSTVKKKMDGREYPDAQSFAADVRLMFSNCYKYNPPDHEVVAMARKLQDVFEMKFAKMPDEPAEPSSPSAVSATAVVSKSTGSSESSADSSSSSSDSEEERATRLAELQEQQTTEHPNGNRAGTKNGCPKRFQLKAVHEQLAALSQGPVSKPKKKKEKKEKEKKKKDKEKDKIKVKAEDDKKAKASQPNKQAPPKKTSARKPNSTSTTRQPKKGGKPGATNYESDEEESLPMSYDEKRQLSLDINRLPGEKLGRVVHIIQSREPSLRDSNPDEIEIDFETLKPSTLRELERYVKSCLQKKQRKPLPEKAGSAQGGGPSRLSGSSSSSDSGSSSSSGSSSESSDSD